One stretch of Cellulomonas wangsupingiae DNA includes these proteins:
- a CDS encoding DUF3052 domain-containing protein, which translates to MSSTADDSATQVTRLGFTAGQVIQELGYDDDVDSEVRAGLETLTGNELVDEDYDDVTDGAIIWFRQDDGDLTDFLVDAMTVLDDSGPIWVFTPKAGRAGHVSHSDIEEAATTSGLHAMSTFAVSPDWSATRLATRGRGK; encoded by the coding sequence GTGTCATCCACCGCGGACGACTCCGCGACGCAGGTCACCCGGCTCGGCTTCACAGCCGGGCAGGTGATCCAGGAGCTGGGCTACGACGACGACGTCGACAGCGAGGTGCGCGCGGGGCTCGAGACCCTGACGGGCAACGAGCTCGTCGACGAGGACTACGACGACGTCACGGACGGCGCGATCATCTGGTTCCGTCAGGACGACGGCGATCTGACCGACTTCCTCGTGGACGCGATGACCGTGCTCGACGACAGCGGTCCCATCTGGGTGTTCACGCCGAAGGCAGGACGTGCGGGCCACGTGTCGCACTCCGACATCGAGGAGGCCGCGACCACCTCGGGCCTGCACGCCATGTCGACCTTCGCGGTCAGCCCCGACTGGTCGGCCACGCGGCTGGCGACCCGGGGCCGCGGCAAGTGA
- the aceE gene encoding pyruvate dehydrogenase (acetyl-transferring), homodimeric type translates to MASIDETGPLIGGLLSQVPDIDPEETGEWVESLDGLIEDKGGPRARYVLMSMLRHARARNVAIPASLNTPYVNTIAVHNEPYFPGDEVMERRYRSWIRWNAAVMVTRAQRPGVAVGGHISSYASVATLTEVGLNHFFRGKDHPGGGDQVYFQGHASPGVYARAFLEGRLSEHQLDGFRQELSHPGGGLPSYPHPRLAPELWEFPTVSMGLGPASAIYQAWTNRYLHNRGIKDTSQQDVWAFLGDGEMDEPESRGMLQHAAQQGLDNLTFVVNCNLQRLDGPVRGNGKIIQELEAQFRGAGWNVIKVIWGREWDTLLNADKDRALVHLMNTTPDGDFQTYRAESGAFIREHFFGRDPRTKQLVEKMTDDEIWALKRGGHDYRKLYAAYKAAREHTGQPTVILAHTIKGYGLGSGFAGRNATHQMKKLKVEELKTLRDSLHIPITDEQLEENPYLPPYYNPGPDDEAIRYMLDRRRQLGGFVPERRTEHTKLSLPGDKVYEGLAKGSGTQEVATTMALVRLFKDLVKDKEFGHRLVPIIPDEARTFGLDSIFPSAKIFNTNGQNYMAVDRALMLSYKESEAGQIMHTGINEAGSAAAFQSVGTSYATHGEPLIPFYFYYSMFGFQRTGDQFWAAGDQMARGFLIGATAGRTTLTGEGLQHADGHSPLLAGTMSHVVHYDPAYGYEIRHIVRDGIERMYGDGSDGRDQDVIYYLTVYNEPMVQPAEPEGVDVEGILKGIHLIAPAQGDGPRAQILASGVAVPWALEAQHLLAEDWGVRAAVWSVTSWNELRRDALAAEQHAFLHPGDEVRTPYLTAKLQGAEGPFVATTDYDHLVPDQVRAWIPGRYATLGADGFGFSDTRAAARRHFKIDGPSTTVRVLQQLVLEGKVDPSVPAQAIERYRLHDVTAGTSGNTGGDS, encoded by the coding sequence GTGGCTTCCATCGACGAGACGGGACCGCTGATCGGCGGCCTGCTCAGCCAGGTCCCCGACATCGACCCGGAGGAGACCGGTGAGTGGGTCGAGTCCCTCGACGGGCTGATCGAGGACAAGGGCGGACCGCGGGCGCGGTACGTGCTGATGAGCATGCTGCGGCACGCACGCGCGCGCAACGTCGCGATCCCGGCGTCGCTCAACACGCCGTACGTCAACACCATCGCCGTGCACAACGAGCCGTACTTCCCCGGCGACGAGGTCATGGAGCGGCGCTACCGCTCGTGGATCCGCTGGAACGCGGCCGTCATGGTCACGCGCGCGCAGCGCCCGGGCGTGGCGGTCGGTGGGCACATCTCGTCGTACGCGTCCGTCGCGACGCTCACCGAGGTGGGCCTCAACCACTTCTTCCGGGGCAAGGACCACCCGGGCGGCGGCGACCAGGTCTACTTCCAGGGCCACGCCTCCCCCGGCGTCTACGCCCGCGCGTTCCTCGAGGGCCGGCTGTCCGAGCACCAGCTCGACGGGTTCCGCCAGGAGCTGTCGCACCCCGGCGGCGGTCTGCCGTCGTACCCGCACCCTCGCCTGGCGCCCGAGCTGTGGGAGTTCCCCACGGTGTCGATGGGCCTGGGCCCGGCGTCCGCGATCTACCAGGCGTGGACCAACCGGTACCTGCACAACCGCGGGATCAAGGACACCAGCCAGCAGGACGTGTGGGCGTTCCTCGGCGACGGCGAGATGGACGAGCCGGAGTCGCGCGGCATGCTGCAGCACGCCGCGCAGCAGGGTCTCGACAACCTCACGTTCGTCGTCAACTGCAACCTGCAGCGTCTCGACGGGCCGGTGCGCGGCAACGGCAAGATCATCCAGGAGCTCGAGGCGCAGTTCCGCGGCGCCGGCTGGAACGTCATCAAGGTCATCTGGGGCCGCGAGTGGGACACCCTGCTCAACGCCGACAAGGACCGCGCGCTGGTGCACCTGATGAACACCACGCCCGACGGCGACTTCCAGACGTACCGCGCCGAGAGCGGCGCGTTCATCCGTGAGCACTTCTTCGGCCGCGACCCGCGCACCAAGCAGCTCGTCGAGAAGATGACGGACGACGAGATCTGGGCGCTCAAGCGCGGCGGGCACGACTACCGCAAGCTCTACGCGGCGTACAAGGCCGCCCGTGAGCACACCGGCCAGCCGACGGTGATCCTCGCGCACACGATCAAGGGCTACGGCCTGGGCTCGGGCTTCGCGGGGCGCAACGCGACGCACCAGATGAAGAAGCTCAAGGTCGAGGAGCTCAAGACGCTGCGCGACTCGCTGCACATCCCGATCACGGACGAGCAGCTCGAGGAGAACCCGTACCTGCCGCCGTACTACAACCCGGGGCCGGACGACGAGGCGATCCGCTACATGCTGGACCGCCGCCGCCAGCTGGGCGGGTTCGTGCCCGAGCGCCGCACCGAGCACACGAAGCTCTCGCTGCCCGGCGACAAGGTGTACGAGGGCCTCGCGAAGGGCTCGGGCACGCAGGAGGTCGCCACGACCATGGCGCTCGTGCGCCTGTTCAAGGACCTCGTGAAGGACAAGGAGTTCGGGCACCGCCTGGTCCCGATCATCCCCGACGAGGCCCGCACGTTCGGCCTGGACTCGATCTTCCCGAGCGCGAAGATCTTCAACACCAACGGCCAGAACTACATGGCCGTGGACCGCGCCCTCATGCTCTCGTACAAGGAGTCCGAGGCCGGGCAGATCATGCACACCGGCATCAACGAGGCCGGTTCCGCGGCCGCGTTCCAGTCGGTGGGCACGTCGTACGCCACCCACGGCGAGCCGCTGATCCCGTTCTACTTCTACTACTCGATGTTCGGGTTCCAGCGCACCGGCGACCAGTTCTGGGCCGCCGGCGACCAGATGGCGCGCGGGTTCCTCATCGGCGCCACCGCGGGCCGCACCACGCTGACCGGCGAGGGCCTGCAGCACGCGGACGGTCACTCGCCGCTGCTCGCCGGCACGATGTCGCACGTCGTGCACTACGACCCGGCCTACGGGTACGAGATCCGGCACATCGTGCGCGACGGCATCGAGCGCATGTACGGCGACGGGTCCGACGGCCGTGACCAGGACGTCATCTACTACCTGACGGTCTACAACGAGCCGATGGTCCAGCCGGCGGAGCCCGAGGGCGTCGACGTCGAGGGCATCCTCAAGGGCATCCACCTGATCGCCCCGGCGCAGGGCGACGGGCCGCGCGCCCAGATCCTCGCGTCGGGCGTGGCCGTGCCGTGGGCGCTCGAGGCGCAGCACCTGCTCGCCGAGGACTGGGGCGTGCGCGCCGCGGTGTGGTCGGTGACGAGCTGGAACGAGCTGCGCCGCGACGCCCTGGCCGCCGAGCAGCACGCGTTCCTCCACCCCGGCGACGAGGTCCGCACGCCGTACCTCACGGCCAAGCTGCAGGGCGCCGAGGGCCCGTTCGTCGCGACGACCGACTACGACCACCTCGTCCCCGACCAGGTGCGGGCGTGGATCCCCGGGCGGTACGCGACGCTCGGCGCCGACGGGTTCGGGTTCTCCGACACCCGCGCGGCCGCCCGCCGGCACTTCAAGATCGACGGGCCGTCGACCACGGTGCGCGTGCTCCAGCAGCTCGTGCTCGAGGGCAAGGTCGACCCGTCGGTCCCCGCGCAGGCGATCGAGCGCTACCGCCTGCACGACGTCACCGCCGGCACGTCCGGCAACACGGGCGGCGACTCCTGA
- a CDS encoding PucR family transcriptional regulator — MATLPRTPATRGPRRAAPAGPAAAPGPQDQSETQRRVRDGTGLLATAAMRRLDADLEWYRALPAEDRSWVNLVAQAGITAFVTWYADPSRTPHGVGEIFASAPPELTRSISLQHTLQLVRVVVDVVETHSDRLAAPGAERELREAVMRYSREVAFSAAEVYARAAEVRGAWDARLEALVVDALVRGDADDALRSRVAALGWGGRGSTLVVVGTAAAQMDEVQAADLRRATRRAADDALVGILGDRLVVFLGGEGDLRAAAMTLLPRFGPGPVVVGPTAPGLAEATGSARAALAGLAAAPGWQQAPRPVHADDLLPERVLVGDAEARRALVERAYAPLAASQGALLDTLSAYLGAGRSLEAAARTLYVHPNTVRYRLRRVADVTGWDPLEARESYVLQTALAVGRLDAAAR; from the coding sequence ATGGCGACGCTCCCGAGGACTCCGGCGACGCGGGGGCCGCGCCGCGCCGCGCCCGCCGGACCGGCGGCTGCGCCCGGCCCGCAGGACCAGAGCGAGACGCAACGCCGGGTGCGTGACGGCACGGGTCTGCTCGCGACCGCCGCGATGCGCCGCCTCGACGCCGACCTCGAGTGGTACCGGGCGCTGCCGGCCGAGGACCGCTCCTGGGTCAACCTCGTCGCGCAGGCGGGCATCACGGCGTTCGTCACCTGGTACGCGGACCCGTCGCGCACGCCCCACGGCGTCGGCGAGATCTTCGCGAGCGCCCCGCCCGAGCTCACGCGGTCGATCTCCCTGCAGCACACCCTGCAGCTCGTGCGCGTCGTGGTCGACGTCGTCGAGACGCACTCGGACCGCCTCGCGGCACCGGGTGCGGAACGTGAGCTCCGCGAGGCCGTGATGCGGTACTCGCGGGAGGTCGCGTTCTCCGCGGCCGAGGTCTACGCCCGTGCGGCCGAGGTCCGCGGCGCCTGGGACGCGCGCCTCGAGGCGCTCGTGGTGGACGCGCTCGTGCGCGGTGACGCGGACGACGCCCTGCGCTCGCGGGTCGCGGCGCTGGGCTGGGGCGGTCGCGGGTCGACCCTGGTGGTCGTGGGCACCGCCGCGGCGCAGATGGACGAGGTCCAGGCCGCTGACCTGCGCCGGGCGACCCGACGCGCCGCCGACGACGCGCTCGTCGGGATCCTCGGCGACCGGCTGGTGGTGTTCCTCGGGGGCGAGGGCGACCTGCGCGCCGCCGCGATGACGCTGCTGCCCCGGTTCGGCCCCGGCCCCGTCGTCGTCGGGCCGACCGCACCCGGCCTGGCCGAGGCCACCGGGTCGGCCCGCGCCGCGCTCGCCGGTCTCGCCGCCGCCCCGGGCTGGCAGCAGGCCCCGCGTCCCGTGCACGCGGACGACCTGCTGCCCGAGCGCGTGCTGGTGGGGGACGCGGAGGCCCGCCGGGCACTGGTCGAGCGCGCCTACGCACCGCTGGCCGCCAGCCAGGGCGCACTGCTCGACACGCTGTCGGCCTACCTGGGCGCGGGACGCTCGCTGGAGGCGGCGGCCCGCACCCTCTACGTCCACCCCAACACCGTGCGCTACCGGCTGCGGCGCGTGGCCGACGTGACCGGGTGGGACCCGCTCGAGGCGCGCGAGTCGTACGTGCTGCAGACGGCGCTGGCGGTCGGGAGGCTCGACGCCGCGGCGCGCTGA
- a CDS encoding ACP S-malonyltransferase produces the protein MLVVACPGQGAQSPGMLVPWTEVDGFADALTRAGDVVGLDLLAHGTTSDAGTIRDTAVAQPLLVATALASLRAVLDVVGTTRSLPDAAAGVVDVVAGHSVGELAAAAVAGVVTEDEALGLVAVRGAAMARAAATEPTGMSAVLGGDPADVLARLEALDLVPANVNGAGQVVAAGSLAALAALADAPPARARVVPLQVAGAFHTRYMAPAVDELAHAAAGVAPHDPVVPLLANADGAQVADGRDALARIVAQVARPVRWDLCQATLLALGVTALLEVAPGGVLTGLARRTLPGVETLALKSPADLDAARDLVRRHAGTPLTAQESQS, from the coding sequence GTGCTCGTCGTCGCCTGCCCCGGCCAGGGTGCCCAGTCCCCCGGCATGCTCGTCCCGTGGACGGAGGTCGACGGCTTCGCCGACGCGCTGACCCGCGCGGGCGACGTCGTCGGTCTCGACCTGCTGGCGCACGGCACCACCTCGGACGCGGGGACGATCCGCGACACGGCCGTGGCGCAGCCCTTGCTGGTCGCCACCGCGCTGGCGAGCCTGCGGGCGGTGCTGGACGTCGTCGGGACGACCCGCTCCCTGCCGGACGCGGCAGCGGGCGTCGTGGACGTCGTGGCGGGCCACTCGGTCGGCGAGCTGGCCGCCGCCGCCGTGGCCGGCGTCGTGACGGAGGACGAGGCGCTCGGGCTGGTCGCGGTGCGCGGTGCGGCCATGGCGCGCGCCGCGGCGACGGAGCCGACGGGGATGAGCGCGGTCCTCGGCGGCGACCCCGCCGACGTGCTGGCTCGTCTCGAGGCGCTCGACCTGGTGCCGGCGAACGTCAACGGGGCCGGCCAGGTCGTGGCCGCCGGCTCCCTGGCTGCGCTCGCCGCCCTGGCCGACGCGCCGCCCGCGCGCGCACGCGTGGTGCCCCTGCAGGTCGCCGGCGCCTTCCACACCCGGTACATGGCACCCGCCGTCGACGAGCTGGCGCACGCCGCCGCGGGCGTCGCTCCCCACGATCCCGTGGTGCCCCTGCTCGCCAACGCCGACGGTGCGCAGGTCGCCGACGGCCGTGACGCCCTCGCCCGCATCGTCGCGCAGGTGGCGCGGCCCGTGCGGTGGGACCTGTGCCAGGCCACGCTGCTCGCGCTGGGGGTGACGGCCCTCCTGGAGGTCGCCCCGGGCGGTGTCCTGACCGGCCTGGCGCGGCGTACGCTGCCCGGCGTCGAGACCCTCGCCCTGAAGTCCCCCGCCGACCTCGACGCCGCACGCGACCTCGTCCGTCGGCACGCCGGGACCCCCCTGACCGCACAGGAGAGCCAGTCGTGA
- a CDS encoding beta-ketoacyl-ACP synthase III: MTRPTLTQATGPAHTRILGLGGVRGERVVPNDDLVGPIDSSDEWIRQRTGIVTRRRAAEGTDVLDLAEGAARAALADAGLTGADIDVVILSTVTYFRQTPAGAAVVADRIGATPAAAFDISAACAGYCYGIGQADALVRAGTARHVLVIGAEKMSEFVDPTDRSISFLLGDGAGAVVIGPSDTPGIGPTVWGSDGGQAHAIGQTHSWLATRDEGAGWPTLRQEGQSVFKWAVWQMAPVAQKAMDAAGVAPQDIEAFVPHQANMRIIDQMIKQLKLPDTVVVGRDIADTGNTSAASIPLATERLLREGQVGSGALALQIGFGAGLVYAAQVVVLP; this comes from the coding sequence GTGACCCGTCCGACCCTGACGCAGGCCACCGGCCCCGCGCACACCCGCATCCTCGGCCTCGGCGGCGTCCGCGGTGAGCGCGTGGTCCCCAACGACGACCTCGTCGGGCCCATCGACTCCTCCGACGAGTGGATCCGCCAGCGCACCGGCATCGTCACCCGGCGGCGTGCCGCCGAGGGCACCGACGTGCTCGACCTCGCCGAGGGGGCGGCCCGCGCCGCCCTGGCCGACGCCGGGCTCACGGGCGCGGACATCGACGTCGTCATCCTGTCGACCGTCACCTACTTCCGTCAGACGCCGGCGGGTGCCGCCGTCGTCGCGGACCGCATCGGCGCGACCCCGGCCGCCGCGTTCGACATCTCCGCGGCCTGCGCCGGCTACTGCTACGGCATCGGCCAGGCGGACGCGCTCGTGCGCGCCGGGACGGCGCGGCACGTGCTGGTCATCGGCGCGGAGAAGATGAGCGAGTTCGTGGACCCCACGGACCGGTCGATCTCGTTCCTGCTCGGCGACGGTGCCGGTGCGGTCGTCATCGGCCCGTCCGACACGCCCGGGATCGGCCCGACCGTCTGGGGCTCGGACGGCGGCCAGGCGCACGCCATCGGGCAGACGCACTCCTGGCTCGCCACGCGTGACGAGGGCGCGGGGTGGCCCACGCTGCGCCAGGAGGGCCAGTCGGTGTTCAAGTGGGCGGTGTGGCAGATGGCGCCGGTCGCGCAGAAGGCCATGGACGCCGCGGGCGTCGCGCCGCAGGACATCGAGGCGTTCGTCCCGCACCAGGCGAACATGCGGATCATCGACCAGATGATCAAGCAGCTGAAGCTGCCGGACACCGTCGTGGTGGGCCGCGACATCGCCGACACCGGCAACACGTCGGCGGCGTCGATCCCGCTCGCCACCGAGCGCCTGCTGCGCGAGGGCCAGGTCGGCTCCGGTGCGCTGGCGCTCCAGATCGGCTTCGGCGCCGGTCTCGTCTACGCCGCCCAGGTCGTCGTCCTGCCCTGA
- a CDS encoding acyl carrier protein, with translation MAHSEQEILAGLAEIVSEETGLPTDSVLPEKSFTDDLDIDSLSMMTIVTLAEEKFDVRIPDDEVKNLATVGDAVSFIAGAQA, from the coding sequence ATGGCGCACAGCGAGCAGGAGATCCTGGCCGGCCTGGCCGAGATCGTCAGCGAGGAGACGGGGCTGCCGACCGACTCCGTCCTGCCCGAGAAGTCCTTCACCGACGACCTCGACATCGACTCGCTGTCGATGATGACGATCGTCACGCTCGCGGAGGAGAAGTTCGACGTCCGCATCCCCGACGACGAGGTCAAGAACCTCGCCACGGTCGGCGACGCCGTGAGCTTCATCGCCGGCGCCCAGGCCTGA
- a CDS encoding beta-ketoacyl-[acyl-carrier-protein] synthase family protein translates to MSTVPEVVVTGLGATTPLGGDVPSTWQAALAGESGARAFDNDWAERYDIAVNFGATLKVPADQVLPRPELKRMDPSAQYAIIATREAWADAGSPEVDGDRLGAVVSSGIGGIWTTLDGWDTLREKGGRRVLPMTVPMLMPNSPVAYVSLELGARAGAHALVSACASGAEAIAYGVEMIRNGRADVVVAGGTEATIHPMPIAAFAASRTLSTRNDDPAGASRPYDVDRDGFVIGEGAGVVVLESAAHAAARGARVYGRVAGLGLSADGYHLTSPEPSGDGQIRAMRAAIADAGVATTDVVHVNAHATSTVVGDLIEARSIRAVLGDDADHAVLSATKSMTGHLLGGAGALETIFTVLALHERTAPPTINVANPDPELVLDLVRDEPRALRAGPVAAINNSFGFGGHNVALVVTSA, encoded by the coding sequence ATGAGCACCGTCCCCGAGGTCGTCGTCACCGGCCTGGGCGCCACCACCCCGCTCGGTGGTGACGTCCCGAGCACGTGGCAGGCCGCGCTCGCCGGCGAGTCGGGCGCGCGCGCCTTCGACAACGACTGGGCCGAGCGGTACGACATCGCCGTGAACTTCGGGGCGACGCTCAAGGTCCCCGCCGACCAGGTGCTGCCCCGGCCCGAGCTCAAGCGCATGGACCCGTCCGCGCAGTACGCGATCATCGCGACGCGCGAGGCGTGGGCCGACGCTGGCTCGCCCGAGGTGGACGGCGACCGCCTCGGCGCGGTCGTCTCGTCCGGGATCGGTGGCATCTGGACGACGCTCGACGGCTGGGACACGCTCCGTGAGAAGGGCGGCCGACGCGTGCTGCCCATGACCGTGCCGATGCTCATGCCGAACTCCCCGGTCGCGTACGTGTCGCTGGAGCTGGGGGCCCGCGCCGGTGCGCACGCCCTCGTCTCGGCGTGCGCGTCCGGCGCCGAGGCCATCGCCTACGGCGTCGAGATGATCCGCAACGGCCGGGCCGACGTGGTCGTCGCCGGGGGGACCGAGGCCACGATCCACCCCATGCCGATCGCCGCCTTCGCGGCGTCCCGCACGCTGTCCACCCGCAACGACGACCCCGCCGGGGCCTCGCGCCCGTACGACGTCGACCGCGACGGGTTCGTGATCGGTGAGGGCGCGGGCGTGGTGGTCCTGGAGTCCGCCGCGCACGCCGCCGCCCGTGGAGCGCGCGTCTACGGCCGGGTCGCGGGTCTGGGCCTGTCGGCCGACGGCTACCACCTCACCTCCCCCGAGCCGTCCGGCGACGGGCAGATCCGGGCGATGCGCGCCGCGATCGCGGACGCGGGCGTCGCCACGACCGACGTCGTCCACGTGAACGCGCACGCGACCTCCACCGTGGTCGGCGACCTCATCGAGGCGCGGTCGATCCGGGCGGTCCTGGGCGACGACGCGGACCACGCCGTGCTCTCGGCGACCAAGTCGATGACGGGACACCTGCTCGGCGGGGCGGGCGCGCTGGAGACGATCTTCACCGTCCTCGCGCTGCACGAGCGCACGGCGCCGCCCACGATCAACGTGGCCAACCCGGACCCGGAGCTCGTGCTCGACCTGGTGCGCGACGAGCCCCGCGCGCTGCGGGCCGGACCCGTGGCCGCGATCAACAACTCGTTCGGGTTCGGCGGCCACAACGTCGCTCTCGTGGTCACCTCCGCCTGA
- a CDS encoding DUF3145 domain-containing protein, whose product MAGAVTRGVLFVHSAPRALCPHVEWAAGNALGARVSLDWTSQPAGPSFYRAELSWQAAPGTGARLASALRGWAHLRYEVTEEPSAGVDGSRWSHTPELGIFHAATDVHGNVVVPEDRIRAALEHAADPERLRAELDLALGQAWDDELEPFRYAGAGAPVRWLHRVG is encoded by the coding sequence ATGGCCGGTGCCGTCACCCGCGGTGTACTTTTCGTGCACTCTGCGCCGCGCGCTCTGTGCCCCCACGTCGAGTGGGCGGCAGGCAACGCGCTGGGCGCACGCGTGAGCCTGGACTGGACGTCGCAGCCGGCCGGTCCGAGCTTCTACCGCGCTGAGCTCTCGTGGCAGGCCGCGCCCGGCACGGGCGCACGGCTCGCCTCCGCCCTGCGCGGGTGGGCGCACCTGCGGTACGAGGTGACCGAGGAGCCCAGCGCCGGTGTCGACGGGTCCCGCTGGAGCCACACGCCCGAGCTCGGGATCTTCCACGCCGCGACGGACGTGCACGGCAACGTCGTCGTCCCCGAGGACCGGATCCGTGCGGCGCTGGAGCACGCCGCTGACCCGGAGCGGCTGCGCGCCGAGCTCGACCTCGCGCTCGGCCAGGCCTGGGACGACGAGCTCGAGCCCTTCCGCTACGCGGGCGCCGGAGCGCCCGTGCGCTGGCTGCACCGCGTCGGCTGA
- the def gene encoding peptide deformylase has translation MALREIRIVGDPVLRTPCDPIATVDDRVRSLVEDLLETVDMEGRAGLAANQIGVGLRAFSWNIDDEVGYVLNPVIVELSEDEYQDGDEGCLSVPGLWYPTHRAWYARVVGTDLDGREVVVEGTELMARCLQHEVDHLDGMLYLDRLERSVRKKAMRAIREQL, from the coding sequence ATGGCCCTGCGTGAGATCCGCATCGTCGGTGACCCCGTCCTTCGCACGCCCTGCGACCCGATCGCGACCGTCGACGACCGCGTCCGCTCGCTCGTCGAGGACCTGCTCGAGACCGTGGACATGGAGGGGCGGGCCGGGCTCGCGGCCAACCAGATCGGCGTCGGCCTGCGGGCGTTCTCCTGGAACATCGACGACGAGGTCGGCTACGTGCTGAACCCCGTGATCGTGGAGCTGTCCGAGGACGAGTACCAGGACGGCGACGAGGGCTGCCTCTCGGTGCCCGGCCTGTGGTACCCGACGCACCGCGCCTGGTACGCGCGCGTCGTCGGCACCGACCTCGACGGCCGCGAGGTCGTGGTGGAGGGCACGGAGCTCATGGCGCGCTGCCTGCAGCACGAGGTGGACCACCTCGACGGGATGCTGTACCTCGACCGGCTGGAGCGCTCCGTGCGCAAGAAGGCGATGCGCGCGATCCGCGAGCAGCTCTGA
- a CDS encoding BldC family transcriptional regulator, producing MAVHTSHEAPLTQGSLLTPGEVAVLFRVDPKTVTRWAQAGKLSAVRTLGGHRRFHEAEVRQLLTGVPQQRAGE from the coding sequence ATGGCTGTTCACACGTCCCACGAGGCCCCTCTCACGCAGGGCTCGCTGCTCACCCCGGGTGAGGTCGCGGTGCTGTTCCGCGTCGACCCGAAGACGGTGACGCGGTGGGCGCAGGCCGGCAAGCTGTCCGCGGTCCGGACGCTCGGTGGGCACCGCCGCTTCCACGAGGCCGAGGTCCGTCAGCTCCTGACCGGCGTCCCGCAGCAGCGCGCAGGGGAGTGA
- a CDS encoding DUF1206 domain-containing protein, whose amino-acid sequence MATIATSSRQGAWELGARAGYAASGLVHVLIGVLAAQLAVGSSGGSADQSGAFSEIASTPFGTVVLWITVVAFAALGAWYAAAAVSGAAGRTSDRAKAGGKAVMYLALGATAFAFARGSGTGSGSQTSSMTAELMQAPGGRFLVGAVGLGTIAVAAYHVHKGLRRRFLQDLRRLPAGTAGRVAERAGIVGYVAKGVALGIVGALFVVAAVHADAQEATGLDGALQTLRDAPGGPVLLLLVALGLVAFGAYCGVRSRFGRL is encoded by the coding sequence ATGGCCACGATCGCGACGTCGTCCCGGCAGGGCGCGTGGGAGCTGGGCGCACGGGCGGGGTACGCCGCCAGCGGGCTGGTGCACGTGCTCATCGGGGTGCTGGCGGCACAGCTGGCGGTGGGCTCCTCGGGTGGGAGCGCCGACCAGTCGGGGGCGTTCTCCGAGATCGCGAGCACGCCGTTCGGCACCGTGGTGCTCTGGATCACCGTCGTGGCCTTCGCGGCGCTCGGTGCCTGGTACGCCGCCGCGGCCGTCAGCGGCGCGGCGGGCCGGACGTCCGACCGTGCCAAGGCGGGCGGCAAGGCCGTGATGTACCTCGCGCTGGGGGCCACCGCGTTCGCGTTCGCGCGCGGCTCCGGCACGGGCAGCGGCAGCCAGACGTCGTCCATGACGGCCGAGCTGATGCAGGCGCCGGGCGGGCGCTTCCTGGTCGGCGCCGTCGGTCTGGGGACCATCGCCGTCGCCGCGTACCACGTGCACAAGGGGCTGCGGCGTCGCTTCCTGCAGGACCTGCGCCGGCTGCCGGCCGGCACCGCCGGCCGCGTCGCCGAGCGGGCCGGGATCGTGGGCTACGTGGCGAAGGGTGTCGCGCTGGGCATCGTCGGTGCCCTGTTCGTCGTGGCGGCCGTCCACGCCGACGCGCAGGAGGCCACGGGTCTCGACGGCGCGCTGCAGACGTTGCGCGACGCCCCGGGCGGCCCGGTCCTGCTGCTGCTCGTGGCGCTCGGGCTCGTCGCTTTCGGGGCATATTGTGGCGTGAGGTCCCGCTTCGGCAGGCTGTGA
- a CDS encoding phosphatase PAP2 family protein has product MLAARDRRRALLRAAALGAAVTLPVVVLAVVVRGESGTLVRLDEAAVVGATDVTRRSPTLRTVLLVWQEVFAARWLNLVLVPAVGVWAWRRHRLHDRVVWAATTVAAGWVLQLAAKGLVQRTRPVIDDAVAHVPGSSFPSGHATNTTVVAVALTVLVWPVLGRTARVVVPTTAGVLVLATAADRVLLGVHHPTDVVAGIVLGTAIAAASFVGFRHRAAAPAGGRAPAATPTAADSP; this is encoded by the coding sequence ATGCTCGCCGCCCGCGACCGTCGCCGCGCCCTGCTGCGGGCCGCCGCGCTGGGCGCCGCCGTCACGCTCCCCGTCGTCGTGCTGGCCGTCGTGGTGCGCGGCGAGTCGGGCACCCTGGTGCGACTCGACGAGGCCGCGGTCGTCGGGGCGACCGACGTCACGCGCCGGTCGCCCACCCTGCGGACCGTGCTCCTCGTCTGGCAGGAGGTCTTCGCTGCCCGCTGGCTGAACCTGGTGCTCGTGCCCGCGGTGGGCGTCTGGGCCTGGCGCCGCCACCGACTGCACGACCGGGTCGTGTGGGCCGCGACGACCGTCGCCGCCGGGTGGGTGCTGCAGCTCGCCGCCAAGGGCCTCGTCCAGCGCACGCGGCCGGTGATCGACGACGCGGTCGCCCACGTCCCCGGCTCGAGCTTCCCGTCCGGGCACGCCACGAACACGACCGTGGTCGCCGTGGCGCTCACCGTGCTGGTGTGGCCGGTCCTCGGGCGCACGGCGCGCGTGGTCGTCCCGACGACGGCCGGGGTCCTGGTCCTCGCGACCGCCGCCGACCGGGTGCTGCTGGGTGTCCACCACCCGACCGACGTCGTCGCGGGCATCGTCCTGGGCACCGCCATCGCCGCCGCGTCGTTCGTCGGCTTCCGCCACCGTGCCGCCGCGCCCGCAGGCGGCCGCGCGCCGGCCGCCACCCCGACCGCCGCCGACTCCCCGTGA